In one window of Balaenoptera musculus isolate JJ_BM4_2016_0621 chromosome 10, mBalMus1.pri.v3, whole genome shotgun sequence DNA:
- the LOC118902660 gene encoding acrosin-binding protein, whose amino-acid sequence MRQLAAASLLSLLRVLLLPPAPAPAQDALSTSAPGSPLSPTEYERFFALLTPTWKAETTCRLRATHGCRNPTLVQLDQYENHGLVPEGAVCSDLPYASWFESFCQFTQYRCSNHVYYAKRIRCSQPVSILSPNTLKEVDTSSEVPLTTMTSPKSSHITATERQAFQPWPERLNSNVEELLQSSLSLGGQDQGQEHRQEQGQEEEAEEEEEKEEKQEEGQGTKEALEAMSGLQADPEPKTQSEFASSNPFSFTPRVREVESTPMMMESIQELIRSVQEMDEMNDVYEEENIWRAQSPGSLLQLPHVEALLALCYSIVENTCVITPTAKAWQHLEDEILGFGKSVCDNLGRRHVATCTLCDFCSLKLEQCHSEASLQRQQCDSSHKTPFISPLLASQSMSIGTQIGTLKSGRFYGLDLYAGLRMDFWCARLATKGCEDNRVASWLQTEFLSFQDGDFPTKICDTEYVQYPNYCAFKSQQCMMRNRNRKVSRMRCLQNETYTVLTQAKSEDLVLRWSQEFSTLTLGQAG is encoded by the exons ATGAGGCAGCTCGCCGCCGCCTCCCTTCTCTCACTCCTGAGGG TGCTGCTCCTGCCTCCGGCACCGGCCCCCGCCCAGGATGCCCTCTCGACCTCCGCTCCGGGCAGCCCCCTCTCTCCCACCGAGTATGAGCGCTTCTTTGCGCTGCTGACCCCAACCTGGAAGGCAGAGACCACCTGCCGGCTGCGCGCAACCCACGGCTGCCGGAACCCCACCCTCGTCCAGCTGGACCAGTATGAAAACCACGGCCTGGTGCCGGAAG GCGCTGTCTGCTCCGACCTCCCTTATGCCTCCTGGTTTGAGTCCTTCTGCCAGTTTACTCAGTACCGTTGCTCCAACCACGTCTACTACGCCAAG AGGATCCGGTGCTCCCAGCCAGTCTCAATCCTCTCACCAAACACTCTCAAGGAGGTGGACACTTCCTCTGAAGTGCCGCTCACGACGATGACCTCCCCCAAGTCCTCCCACATCACAG CCACAGAACGACAGGCCTTCCAGCCCTGGCCCGAGCGGCTTAACAGCAACGTGGAGGAGCTGCTACAATCCTCCTTGTCCCTGGGCGGCCAGGATCAAGGGCAGGAGCACAGGCAGGAgcaagggcaggaggaggaggcggaggaggaggaggagaaggaggagaagcaggaggaaggaCAGGGCACAAAGGAGGCGCTGGAGGCTATGTCTGGGTTGCAGGCAGACCCAGAGCCCAAGACCCAGTCTGAATTTGCATCCTCCAACCCTTTCTCCTTCACTCCCCGGGTGCGGGAAGTGGAGTCCACTCCCATGATGATGGAGAGCATCCAAGAGCTCATCCGATCCGTGCAGGAAATGGATGAAATGAATGATGTATATGAGGAGGAGAATATCTGGAGAGCCCAGAGCCCCGGCAG TCTCCTGCAGCTGCCCCACGTGGAGGCCTTGCTGGCACTGTGCTACTCGATTGTGGAGAACACCTGTGTCATAACCCCTACAGCCAAGGCCTGGCAGCACTTGGAGGATGAGATCCTTGGTTTCGGGAAGTCG GTCTGTGACAACCTTGGGCGGCGACACGTAGCTACATGTACCCTCTGTGACTTCTGCTCCCTGAAGCTGGAGCAGTGCCACTCGGAGGCCAGCCTGCAGCGGCAGCAGTGTGACAGCTCCCACAAGACGCCCTTCATCAGCCCCCTGCTCGCGTCCCAGAGCATGTCCATCGGCACCCAG ATAGGGACCCTAAAATCGGGCCGCTTTTACGGGCTGGATTTGTACGCCGGGCTGCGCATGGACTTCTGGTGTGCCCGGCTGGCCACCAAGGGCTGCGAAGACAATCGAGTCGCCAGCTGGCTCCAGACTGAGTTCCTCAGCTTCCAGGATGGGGACTTCCCCACCAAG ATTTGTGACACAGAATATGTGCAGTACCCGAACTATTGTGCCTTCAAAAGCCAGCAGTGTATGATGAGAAACCGGAACCGGAAG GTGTCCCGCATGAGATGTCTGCAGAATGAGACGTACACCGTCCTGACCCAGGCCAAGAGCGAGGACCTCGTGCTTCGA
- the ING4 gene encoding inhibitor of growth protein 4 isoform X2, with protein sequence MAAGMYLEHYLDSIENLPFELQRNFQLMRDLDQRTEDLKAEIDKLATEYMSSARSLSSEEKLALLRQIQEAYGKCKGFGDDKVQLAMQTYEMVDKHIRRLDTDLARFEADLKEKQIESSDYDSSSSKGKKSRTQKEKKAARARSKGKNSDEEAPKAAQKKLKLVRTSPEYGMPSVTFGSVHPSDVLDMPVDPNEPTYCLCHQVSYGEMIGCDNPDCSIEWFHFACVGLTTKPRGKWFCPRCSQERKKK encoded by the exons ATGGCTGCGGGGATGTATTTGGAACATTATCTGGACA gTATTGAAAACCTCCCCTTTGAACTGCAGAGAAACTTCCAGCTCATGAGGGACCTGGACCAAAGAACAGAGG ACCTGAAGGCTGAAATTGACAAGTTGGCCACTGAGTATATGAGTAGCGCCCGCAGCCTGAGCTCCGAGGAGAAATTGGCCCTTCTCAGACAGATCCAGGAAGCCTATGGCAAGTGCAAGGGATTTGGTGACGACAAGGTGCAGCTTGCCATGCAGACCTATGAGATG gTGGACAAACACATTCGGCGACTGGACACAGACCTGGCCCGTTTTGAGGCTGATCTGAAGGAGAAGCAGATTGAGTCAAGTGACTATGACAGCTCTTCCAGCAAAGGCAAAAAGA GCCGGactcaaaaggagaagaaagctgCCCGTGCTCGTTCCAAAGGGAAAAACTCCGACGAAGAAGCCCCCAAGGCCGCCCAGAAGAAGTTAAAACTTGTGCGCAC AAGCCCTGAGTATGGGATGCCCTCAGTGACCTTTGGCAGTGTCCACCCCTCTGATGTGTTGGATATGCCTGTGGATCCCAACGAACCCACCTATTGCCTTTGTCACCAGGTCTCCTATGGAGAGATGATTGGCTGTGACAACCCTGAT TGTTCCATCGAGTGGTTCCACTTTGCCTGTGTGGGGCTGACCACCAAGCCTCGGGGAAAGTG GTTTTGCCCACGCTGCTCCCAAGAAcggaagaagaaatag
- the ING4 gene encoding inhibitor of growth protein 4 isoform X3 has translation MAAGMYLEHYLDSIENLPFELQRNFQLMRDLDQRTEDLKAEIDKLATEYMSSARSLSSEEKLALLRQIQEAYGKCKGFGDDKVQLAMQTYEMVDKHIRRLDTDLARFEADLKEKQIESSDYDSSSSKGRTQKEKKAARARSKGKNSDEEAPKAAQKKLKLVRTSPEYGMPSVTFGSVHPSDVLDMPVDPNEPTYCLCHQVSYGEMIGCDNPDCSIEWFHFACVGLTTKPRGKWFCPRCSQERKKK, from the exons ATGGCTGCGGGGATGTATTTGGAACATTATCTGGACA gTATTGAAAACCTCCCCTTTGAACTGCAGAGAAACTTCCAGCTCATGAGGGACCTGGACCAAAGAACAGAGG ACCTGAAGGCTGAAATTGACAAGTTGGCCACTGAGTATATGAGTAGCGCCCGCAGCCTGAGCTCCGAGGAGAAATTGGCCCTTCTCAGACAGATCCAGGAAGCCTATGGCAAGTGCAAGGGATTTGGTGACGACAAGGTGCAGCTTGCCATGCAGACCTATGAGATG gTGGACAAACACATTCGGCGACTGGACACAGACCTGGCCCGTTTTGAGGCTGATCTGAAGGAGAAGCAGATTGAGTCAAGTGACTATGACAGCTCTTCCAGCAAAG GCCGGactcaaaaggagaagaaagctgCCCGTGCTCGTTCCAAAGGGAAAAACTCCGACGAAGAAGCCCCCAAGGCCGCCCAGAAGAAGTTAAAACTTGTGCGCAC AAGCCCTGAGTATGGGATGCCCTCAGTGACCTTTGGCAGTGTCCACCCCTCTGATGTGTTGGATATGCCTGTGGATCCCAACGAACCCACCTATTGCCTTTGTCACCAGGTCTCCTATGGAGAGATGATTGGCTGTGACAACCCTGAT TGTTCCATCGAGTGGTTCCACTTTGCCTGTGTGGGGCTGACCACCAAGCCTCGGGGAAAGTG GTTTTGCCCACGCTGCTCCCAAGAAcggaagaagaaatag
- the ING4 gene encoding inhibitor of growth protein 4 isoform X1 yields the protein MAAGMYLEHYLDSIENLPFELQRNFQLMRDLDQRTEDLKAEIDKLATEYMSSARSLSSEEKLALLRQIQEAYGKCKGFGDDKVQLAMQTYEMVDKHIRRLDTDLARFEADLKEKQIESSDYDSSSSKGKKKGRTQKEKKAARARSKGKNSDEEAPKAAQKKLKLVRTSPEYGMPSVTFGSVHPSDVLDMPVDPNEPTYCLCHQVSYGEMIGCDNPDCSIEWFHFACVGLTTKPRGKWFCPRCSQERKKK from the exons ATGGCTGCGGGGATGTATTTGGAACATTATCTGGACA gTATTGAAAACCTCCCCTTTGAACTGCAGAGAAACTTCCAGCTCATGAGGGACCTGGACCAAAGAACAGAGG ACCTGAAGGCTGAAATTGACAAGTTGGCCACTGAGTATATGAGTAGCGCCCGCAGCCTGAGCTCCGAGGAGAAATTGGCCCTTCTCAGACAGATCCAGGAAGCCTATGGCAAGTGCAAGGGATTTGGTGACGACAAGGTGCAGCTTGCCATGCAGACCTATGAGATG gTGGACAAACACATTCGGCGACTGGACACAGACCTGGCCCGTTTTGAGGCTGATCTGAAGGAGAAGCAGATTGAGTCAAGTGACTATGACAGCTCTTCCAGCAAAGGCAAAAAGA AAGGCCGGactcaaaaggagaagaaagctgCCCGTGCTCGTTCCAAAGGGAAAAACTCCGACGAAGAAGCCCCCAAGGCCGCCCAGAAGAAGTTAAAACTTGTGCGCAC AAGCCCTGAGTATGGGATGCCCTCAGTGACCTTTGGCAGTGTCCACCCCTCTGATGTGTTGGATATGCCTGTGGATCCCAACGAACCCACCTATTGCCTTTGTCACCAGGTCTCCTATGGAGAGATGATTGGCTGTGACAACCCTGAT TGTTCCATCGAGTGGTTCCACTTTGCCTGTGTGGGGCTGACCACCAAGCCTCGGGGAAAGTG GTTTTGCCCACGCTGCTCCCAAGAAcggaagaagaaatag